The sequence CTATCAAACATTCAACACCTGCCTGCTTTAACAGACTACCACAAACGGAGCCGGCAGGACCGGCTCCGATTATCAACACATCAATATGTCTTTTATTCTCCATAATTACTCTTTGTCCATCAGAATCTTCATCATCTGGATGGCCGAATACGGAATCGGGGTACCAGGACCGAAGATACAGGCCACACCTGCCTTGTAAAGGAAGTCGTAATCCTGAGCAGGAATAACACCTCCGGCAGTTACCATGATATCCTCGCGGCCCAGTTTCTTCAGCTCCTCGATAAGCTGAGGAATCAGCGTTTTATGACCAGCGGCAAGCGACGAGGCACCTACAATGTGTACATCGTTCTCGACGGCCATACGGGCAGCCTCCTCGGGAGTCTGGAACAGCGGCCCCATATCCACGTCGAAGCCACAGTCGGCATAACCTGTTGCCACTACCTTAGCACCACGGTCGTGACCGTCCTGACCCATCTTGGCAACGAAGATACGTGGACGGCGACCTTCCTTCTGAGCAAACTCGTCGGTAAGCTTCTTAGCCTCCTCGAATTCCTTATCATTCTTAGATTCTGAACTATACACGCCTGAAATTGTTCTGATTACTGCTTTATAACGGCCCACGATCTCTTCGCAGGCATCTGAAATCTCACCCAGTGTACAACGCAGCTGTGCAGCCTTGACTGCCAGGTCGAGCAGGTTGTTCTCGCTCTTGCGACCTTCCTTAAAGTCGCGTACACACTCGGTGATAGCCTTGAGTGCAGCCTGACAAGCGGCCTCGTCGCGGGTAGAGCGAACCTGCTTCAAGCTCTCTTCCTGCTGCTTGCGTACAGCGGTGTTATCAACCTCGAGGATATCGATAGGATCCTCGTGCTCCAAACGGTATTTGTTGGTACCAACGATGGTTTGCACGCCACTATCGATACGAGCCTGAGTGCGTGCTGCAGCCTCCTCGATACGCATCTTAGGCAGACCAGTCTCGATAGCCTTAGCCATACCACCCAGCTTCTCAATCTCCTGGATATGCTCCCAAGCCTTGTGAACCAGCTCGTTGGTCAGCGTCTCAACATAGTAGCTACCAGCCCATGGGTCGATCTGCTTGCACACCTTAGTCTCGTTCTGGATATAAATCTGGGTGTTACGAGCGATACGAGCCGAGAAATCGGTAGGCAGAGCGATAGCCTCATCAAGCGCATTGGTGTGCAGCGACTGAGTATGTCCCAGCACAGCAGCCATAGCCTCGATACAGGTACGACCTACGTTATTGAAGGGATCCTGCTCGGTAAGACTCCAACCAGATGTCTGCGAGTGAGTACGCAGAGCCAGCGACTTAGGATTCTTGGCACCGAAGCTCTTCACAATCTTAGCCCACAGCAGTCGGCCAGCACGCATCTTGGCAATCTCCATGAAGTGATTCATACCGATAGCCCAGAAGAACGACAGACGGGGTGCAAAAGCATCCACATCGATACCGGCATTCACACCTGTACGCAGGTAGTCCATACCATCGGCCAGCGTGTAAGCCAGCTCGATATCGGCTGTAGCTCCAGCCTCCTGCATGTGATAACCCGAAATAGAAATCGAGTTGAACTTAGGCATCTTCTGCGACGTGTACTCAAAGATATCAGCGATAATCTTCATTGAGAATGCAGGGGGATAGATATAGGTGTTACGCACCATGAACTCCTTCAGGATATCGTTCTGGATGGTTCCAGCCATTTCTTCTAATTGAGCACCCTGCTCCAGACCTGCTACGATGTAGAATGCCAGGATAGGCAATACGGCACCATTCATAGTCATCGAGACAGACATCTTGTTCAAGGGGATACCGCTGAAGAGCACCTTCATGTTCTCCTCGTTACAGATTGATACACCAGCCTTACCTACATCGCCCACTACACGAGCGTTATCGGGGTCGTAACCACGGTGTGTAGGCAAGTCAAAGGCTACAGAAAGTCCCTTCTGACCAGAAGCCAAATTACGGCGATAGAAGGCATTCGACTCTTCGGCTGTAGAGAATCCAGCATACTGACGGATAGTCCAAGGCTTGAAGGGGTACATCATCGAATACGGACCACGCAGATAGGGAGGGATACCAGCTGTAAAGTCGAGGTGCTCCATCCCCTCAAGGTCTTCCTTAGTATAAACCGGACGAACCTCGATGTGCTCTGGGGTTTTCCAGTTGGCCTCAATACCATTATCTTTAATCCACTTGGCACCATCCTGAGCCTTGATGCCTGCATAGATATCAATATCTTTAAACTGTTTACGCATAATTCAAGTCTCCTATTCTTTAAATACCAAGTTTCTGATTATATTCTTTCAAAGTCTCGAGCACGTTGCACTTTACATGTACAAAGTTCTCGATGCCAGCAGCCTTCAGGTCTTCCATGCAAGCAGGCGCACCAGCTACCACAAACATGGCGCGACCATTAAGATACTTGAAGGCAGGGATAGCGTACTCGGCATACTCGTCGTCGCTCGAGCAGATAACCACGATATCGGCCTTAGCCCCTAAAGCGGCATCAACACCCTCTTCAACGGTCTTGAATCCAAGGTTATCAATCACCTTATAGCCTGCACAAGCCAGGAAGTTGCACGAGAACTGTGCACGAGCCTGACGCATGGCCAGATTACCGATGGTAAGCATAAAGGCAGTAGGCACCTTAGTTTCCTCGGTATGTATGCGCAGATTCTCGAAGTCGGCAGCCAAGCGGGTGCTTTCGATACCCTTAAAGGCTACAGTCTCCTCGCCATGATGGTGCACGCCACCACAACCGCAATGGTGCTTGTAAGCACGCTTGTTCTCGCTCTTCTCGGTGAAGTTTGGGAACTGGTTAGTGCCCAGCAGGAACTCCTTGCGCTTGGCAGCATCGCCATGACGCTTCACGTTGGTAGCGTTGATATCGTCCTGAACGGTTCCAGCCTTGACAGCAGCCAGGAATCCACCCTCGTCTTCTACCTTCAGGAATATCTTCCAAGCCTCGGTAGCCAGTGCATCAGTGAGGTGCTCGATATAATAAGAACCTGCTGATGGGTCGACGATACGGTCGAAATGGCTCTCCTCCTTAATCAGCAGCTGCTGGTTGCGGGCGATACGCTCAGAGAAATCAGTTGCCTCCTCGTAAGGTGCATCGAACGGTGTTACCACCATCGAATGGACACTACCCAGAGCGGCACTCATGGCCTCGGTCTGCGAACGCAGCAGGTTTACATAGCTGTCGAACAGTGTCTGGTTATAAGTAGAGGTGGTGGCGTTGATAATCATCTTGCAAGCGCAATCACACTTAGGCTCGTACTGCTTTACAATCTGAGCCCACAACAGGCGGGCGGCACGGAACTTGGCAATCTCCATGAAATAGTTCTCGCTAACACCCATATTAAACTTGATGCTCTTAGCAGCCAGATCCACATCCACACCAGCATCGGTCAACTGCTGCAGATACTCGTTACCCCAAGCCAGAGCATAGCCCAGCTCCTGAACGATGTAGGCACCTGCATTGTTAAGTGCATCGCTATGAACGATGATGCTGCGGAAATTAGGATACTCCTTGAGCGACTCGGCCAGTTTAGGACCAAAGGCGAGCACAGGTGTTACATCCTTACCCGTCATCACAATCTTCTTCATGGGGTCCCACTCAATCGAGCCTACTATCTTTTCCTTGTCGTAACCCTTCTTGGTCCAATAAGTCTTCAGGATTTCGGCCAGTTCGAGCGAATGACGCTGACAGGTAGAGAAGTTAACCTCTACGCACTCGCAGTAAATGCCATCGAGCAATGTCTCGATAGTATCCATCGAAACCAGCTTTCCAGGAATATGGAAACCTAATGAGTCGATACCCTTGTTCAGGATGTCGAGTGCCTTGGCGTTAGCAGCCTTAGGGTCGGCAGCCTCGATATTCTGGCGGACATACCACTCGTTCGAATCCTTTTTATTGCCACGTACAAATGGAAACTCGCCAGGCAGGGCATCGGGTGTTTTCAGGTTAGCCAGATCCTCACGGCGATAGAAGGGTTGTACGTTAAAACCTTCGTTTGTTCTCCATACCAAGCGCTTCTGAAAATCAGCACCTTTCAGGTCTACCTCGATCTTGTCGAGCCATTCCTGTTTGGTAGGGGCTGTGAACTCGGTAAAGAGTTTCTCTTTGTTTGCCATAGATTTGATACGTTTAATTATTATATAAGTAATGTTTTAAGTTTATTCTTAACAGTGGACAAAGATACAACATTTTTGCTCAAAACGGCATTTTGAAGTGTGAAAGAAATAAAAAAACACTATTTATACGAAAATTGATGCACAAAAATGATAAAGATGAGCATTTTTTAACTACCTTTGCAGTCGAATTTGAGATATTTTAAAGAATAGGTATTATTTAGAATTATTTATGGAATCATTTCAGTGGTTAAGTGACCTTTTTACGACGACAGACTCGGTAGCGCACATTACGCTACTCTACGCTATTGTGATAGCGATTGGTGTTTATTTAGGAAAAATTAAGTTTTTTGGTGTTTCACTGGGCGTAACCTTTGTGCTTTTTGCAGGTATTCTGGCCGGACACATCGGCTTTACTGCTCCAACTCCCATTCTTACATTCGTACAGGACTTCGGACTGATACTCTTTGTATTCATGATCGGTCTGCAGGTAGGTCCTGGATTCTTCGAAAGCTTTGGTACACAGGGCATTAAGCTTAACGCAATGGCTGCCACAGCTATCCTGCTTAACATCCTGGTAATGTTCGGATGCTACTACATTTTCTTCGACACTAACAATACCAACAACCTGCCTATGATGGTTGGTACACTGTATGGTGCCGTAACTAACACTCCAGGACTTGGTGCTGCCAACGAGGCTCTCTCGACTGTATTCGGCGGCAACGCTCCACAGATTGCATCGGCCTATGCCTGTGCTTACCCACTTGGTGTGCTGGGTATTATCGGTGCCATTATATTAGTAAGGTACATCTGCAAGGTTAAGCTGGATAAAGAAGAGAAGGACCTTGAGGCTTTGGACGAGACCAACGCTAACAAGAAGCCTTACAAGATGCACCTTGAGGTAACAAACAAATACTTGGAGGGTAAGACTCTGCTGCAGGTTCACGACTTCCTGAACCGCGACTTCGTAGTATCACGCCTGGTACACGAGGGCGAGCTGTTTATCCCTAACCGCGATACCATCTTCCACCTGGGCGACCAGATGCTGATAGTATGTGCCGAGGCCGACCAGGAGGCTATCACTGCCTTTATCGGTCCTAAGCTCGACATCGACTTTGAGCAGCAGGATCAGCCTATGGTTTCAAAGCGTATTGTTATTACCAATCCTAAGGTTAACGGTAAAACACTGGCATCGCTGCACTTCTCGAGTGTACATGGTGTTAACGTAACCCGCGTAACCCGTCATGGTATGGACATCTTCGCATCTCCCACCCTGCCCCTGCAGGTAGGCGACCGCATCATGGTTGTTGGTCCTGAGGACGCTGTTGACAACGTGGCTGGTAAGATGGGTAACTCAATCCGCCGTTTGGACGCACCAAACATCGCCACTATCTTCGTGGGTATCTTTATCGGACTTATCTTCGGTATGTTCCCAGTAGCTATTCCTGGCATGCCTGTACCTGTTAAGTTAGGTTTGGCTGGTGGTCCACTTATCATCGCTATTCTGATTGGCCGTTATGGCTATAAGATACATCTGGTAACCTATACCACCACATCGGCTAACATGATGCTGCGTGAGATTGGTTTGGTGCTCTTCCTGGCATCGGTAGGTATCAAGGCTGGAGCCGGGTTCTTTGAGACTGTGGTTCAGGGCGACGGACTGCTCTATGTGCTCACAGGTTTCCTCATCACCATTATCCCCATCCTGATTGTAGGCCCACTGGCTCGCTGGAAGTTTGGCTTCAACTACTTCACGTTGGCTGGTATGATTGCCGGTACCTATACCGATCCCCCCGCACTGGCTTATGCCAACAGCATCTGCTCGAAGGAAGCTCCTGCTCTGGGCTACTCAACGGTTTATCCGCTGGCTATGTTCCTCCGCATCTTCACAGCGCAGATTGTGGTATTGTTCTTCTGCGGCTAACGGAGGCAACAATAAACTTATATAATAATTTACCAACAAAATGAAGAAAACCAAAATCCTGCTCAGCGGCCTATTGTTGGCCAGCGCCACGGCGATGATGGCTCAAGGAGCCAAAAACATTCGCATTAACGAGGTGCTGACCAACAATACCGCCAGCATTCAGGATGATTACGGACAAAACCACGCATGGATAGAGTTGGAGAACACCTCGTTCACTACCTATAACGTGCGTGGTATGTATTTTACTACTGATCGTTCCGTACTCGATCCAAAGATGAGTGTGCCTGAACGCATCAAGCGCATGAGTGTTATCCCCAGTGGCGATCCTCGTACGCAGATAGGCGGGCATCAGCACCTAATCTTCTACTGCAACTCTAACCCTGCACAGAGTAAGTTGCACCTCTCGCTCAACGTTCCCTTGTCGGAGCCCCTTTGGTTGGGATTCTACAACGGAAATGCCACCGAACTTATCGACTCAGTAACCATCCCCGCTTTGGCTGCCGATCAGAGCTATGCTCGACAGAACGCCAAATCGTGGGCTGTAAAATCGGCTGAGAACGTAACACCTGGCATTGAGAACTTTATCAAGACCGATGAGACCAAGGACGCTTATCTGAAGCGCGAAGACCCACACGGATTCGGCATTACACTGCTGGCCATGGGTATCGTGTTCTTCTGTCTGGCAGTACTCTTCGTATTCTTCTGGGTATTCGGAATCATTATGCGTAATATCGAGATGGCCAAGAAGGTGGCAAACACCCAGCCCATCAAACCTATTACCAAAACTGTTGAGGTTACCCACGACCTGGCACATGCCACAGGTAATATTCTGCAGGACGGTTTAAAGACCAAGGGTATAGACAAGGAGGTTTACATAGCCGTTATATCTATGGCCCTGAAGCAGTATCAGGATGATGTTCACGATGTTGAGAGTGGTATCATTACCATCAAGGCACGTGAAACAGGATGGAGCGACGAAGGCAGTCAGATGACGCACTTCTCGAAGCCTGTCATCCCAACATCACATCATGCACCCAAAATTCCAACAACCCCAGAAATCCGTTGAACAATATGAATAAGTATCAGTATAAAGTACAAGGCGTTGATTACGACGTAGAGATAGAAGAAGTGGAGGGCAACGTAGCCAAAGTAGTAGTAAATGGCGTACGTTTCGACGTTGAGCTGAAGCAGCCCATCAACCCCACAAGTACACTCAAGAAGGTTCGCGTAGAAGCACCTAAGACAGTGGCTCGTCCTTCGGTAGCCCCTGCAGCTGCACCCGCAGCCGAAAAGCCTGCAGCCGCTGGCTCAGGTCAGGCCATTAAGGCACCACTGCCAGGCACCATCATCGATGTGAAGGTGAACGTAGGCGACACCGTTAAGCAGGGCGACGTAGTGCTGGTGCTCGAAGCTATGAAGATGCAGAACAACATCGAGAGCGAGTACTCTGGCACCGTAACCTCGATCACCGTGAAAGCCGGTGAGAGCGTGATGGAAGGTTCTGTACTCCTGACCATTGGATAATTGGACAA is a genomic window of Xylanibacter ruminicola 23 containing:
- the scpA gene encoding methylmalonyl-CoA mutase, which translates into the protein MRKQFKDIDIYAGIKAQDGAKWIKDNGIEANWKTPEHIEVRPVYTKEDLEGMEHLDFTAGIPPYLRGPYSMMYPFKPWTIRQYAGFSTAEESNAFYRRNLASGQKGLSVAFDLPTHRGYDPDNARVVGDVGKAGVSICNEENMKVLFSGIPLNKMSVSMTMNGAVLPILAFYIVAGLEQGAQLEEMAGTIQNDILKEFMVRNTYIYPPAFSMKIIADIFEYTSQKMPKFNSISISGYHMQEAGATADIELAYTLADGMDYLRTGVNAGIDVDAFAPRLSFFWAIGMNHFMEIAKMRAGRLLWAKIVKSFGAKNPKSLALRTHSQTSGWSLTEQDPFNNVGRTCIEAMAAVLGHTQSLHTNALDEAIALPTDFSARIARNTQIYIQNETKVCKQIDPWAGSYYVETLTNELVHKAWEHIQEIEKLGGMAKAIETGLPKMRIEEAAARTQARIDSGVQTIVGTNKYRLEHEDPIDILEVDNTAVRKQQEESLKQVRSTRDEAACQAALKAITECVRDFKEGRKSENNLLDLAVKAAQLRCTLGEISDACEEIVGRYKAVIRTISGVYSSESKNDKEFEEAKKLTDEFAQKEGRRPRIFVAKMGQDGHDRGAKVVATGYADCGFDVDMGPLFQTPEEAARMAVENDVHIVGASSLAAGHKTLIPQLIEELKKLGREDIMVTAGGVIPAQDYDFLYKAGVACIFGPGTPIPYSAIQMMKILMDKE
- the mutA gene encoding methylmalonyl-CoA mutase small subunit; this translates as MANKEKLFTEFTAPTKQEWLDKIEVDLKGADFQKRLVWRTNEGFNVQPFYRREDLANLKTPDALPGEFPFVRGNKKDSNEWYVRQNIEAADPKAANAKALDILNKGIDSLGFHIPGKLVSMDTIETLLDGIYCECVEVNFSTCQRHSLELAEILKTYWTKKGYDKEKIVGSIEWDPMKKIVMTGKDVTPVLAFGPKLAESLKEYPNFRSIIVHSDALNNAGAYIVQELGYALAWGNEYLQQLTDAGVDVDLAAKSIKFNMGVSENYFMEIAKFRAARLLWAQIVKQYEPKCDCACKMIINATTSTYNQTLFDSYVNLLRSQTEAMSAALGSVHSMVVTPFDAPYEEATDFSERIARNQQLLIKEESHFDRIVDPSAGSYYIEHLTDALATEAWKIFLKVEDEGGFLAAVKAGTVQDDINATNVKRHGDAAKRKEFLLGTNQFPNFTEKSENKRAYKHHCGCGGVHHHGEETVAFKGIESTRLAADFENLRIHTEETKVPTAFMLTIGNLAMRQARAQFSCNFLACAGYKVIDNLGFKTVEEGVDAALGAKADIVVICSSDDEYAEYAIPAFKYLNGRAMFVVAGAPACMEDLKAAGIENFVHVKCNVLETLKEYNQKLGI
- a CDS encoding putative transporter, whose product is MESFQWLSDLFTTTDSVAHITLLYAIVIAIGVYLGKIKFFGVSLGVTFVLFAGILAGHIGFTAPTPILTFVQDFGLILFVFMIGLQVGPGFFESFGTQGIKLNAMAATAILLNILVMFGCYYIFFDTNNTNNLPMMVGTLYGAVTNTPGLGAANEALSTVFGGNAPQIASAYACAYPLGVLGIIGAIILVRYICKVKLDKEEKDLEALDETNANKKPYKMHLEVTNKYLEGKTLLQVHDFLNRDFVVSRLVHEGELFIPNRDTIFHLGDQMLIVCAEADQEAITAFIGPKLDIDFEQQDQPMVSKRIVITNPKVNGKTLASLHFSSVHGVNVTRVTRHGMDIFASPTLPLQVGDRIMVVGPEDAVDNVAGKMGNSIRRLDAPNIATIFVGIFIGLIFGMFPVAIPGMPVPVKLGLAGGPLIIAILIGRYGYKIHLVTYTTTSANMMLREIGLVLFLASVGIKAGAGFFETVVQGDGLLYVLTGFLITIIPILIVGPLARWKFGFNYFTLAGMIAGTYTDPPALAYANSICSKEAPALGYSTVYPLAMFLRIFTAQIVVLFFCG
- a CDS encoding OadG family protein, with translation MKKTKILLSGLLLASATAMMAQGAKNIRINEVLTNNTASIQDDYGQNHAWIELENTSFTTYNVRGMYFTTDRSVLDPKMSVPERIKRMSVIPSGDPRTQIGGHQHLIFYCNSNPAQSKLHLSLNVPLSEPLWLGFYNGNATELIDSVTIPALAADQSYARQNAKSWAVKSAENVTPGIENFIKTDETKDAYLKREDPHGFGITLLAMGIVFFCLAVLFVFFWVFGIIMRNIEMAKKVANTQPIKPITKTVEVTHDLAHATGNILQDGLKTKGIDKEVYIAVISMALKQYQDDVHDVESGIITIKARETGWSDEGSQMTHFSKPVIPTSHHAPKIPTTPEIR
- a CDS encoding biotin/lipoyl-containing protein, with translation MNKYQYKVQGVDYDVEIEEVEGNVAKVVVNGVRFDVELKQPINPTSTLKKVRVEAPKTVARPSVAPAAAPAAEKPAAAGSGQAIKAPLPGTIIDVKVNVGDTVKQGDVVLVLEAMKMQNNIESEYSGTVTSITVKAGESVMEGSVLLTIG